The following proteins are encoded in a genomic region of Mycolicibacterium rutilum:
- a CDS encoding fatty acid desaturase family protein, translating to MAISDIAAYTHLSDADIEALGTELDAIRSDIEESLGEKDAAYIRRTIVVQRLLEVAGRLLIAGTRSRAGWLLGTATLAYAKSVENMEIGHNVGHGQWDWMNDPEIHSNTWEWDMVAASSQWRYSHNYRHHVFSNVVGVDDDLGFGIMRISRDVPWQPVHLLQPLRNALLALIFEWGIALHGVHAERDRAEGDTQRVTRERTRLIRKITRQAVKDYAVAPALSGRRWRRTLGANVAANLLRNLWTYVVIFCGHFPDGAEKFTADVLDEETRPEWYLRQMLGAANFTAGPVLAFSTGNLCYQIEHHLFPDLPSNRYAQIAVRVRAICDKYDLPYTTGPLPRQYLLTMRTILKLALPDQFLSATSDDAPETASERKFADR from the coding sequence TTGGCAATCAGCGATATCGCCGCCTACACGCACCTCAGTGATGCCGACATCGAGGCGCTGGGCACCGAGTTGGACGCGATCCGCAGCGACATCGAAGAGTCGCTGGGGGAGAAGGACGCCGCCTACATCCGGCGCACGATCGTCGTCCAGCGCTTACTCGAGGTCGCGGGGCGGCTGCTGATCGCCGGCACCCGGTCGAGGGCGGGGTGGCTGCTGGGCACTGCGACGCTGGCGTACGCGAAGAGCGTCGAGAACATGGAGATCGGCCACAACGTCGGCCACGGTCAATGGGACTGGATGAACGACCCCGAGATCCACTCCAATACGTGGGAGTGGGACATGGTCGCGGCGTCGTCGCAGTGGCGGTACTCGCACAACTACCGCCACCACGTGTTCAGCAATGTGGTCGGCGTCGACGACGACCTGGGTTTCGGCATCATGCGGATCTCACGTGACGTGCCCTGGCAGCCGGTCCATCTGCTGCAGCCGCTGCGAAACGCGTTGCTGGCCTTGATCTTCGAGTGGGGCATCGCGCTACACGGCGTGCACGCCGAACGCGACCGGGCCGAAGGCGACACCCAGCGCGTCACGCGGGAGCGGACGCGGCTGATCCGCAAGATCACCCGCCAGGCGGTCAAGGACTACGCGGTGGCGCCCGCGTTGAGCGGACGGCGGTGGCGCCGGACGTTGGGCGCCAACGTCGCCGCGAACCTGCTGCGCAACCTGTGGACGTACGTGGTGATCTTCTGCGGCCATTTTCCCGACGGCGCCGAGAAATTCACCGCCGACGTGCTCGACGAGGAGACCCGCCCCGAGTGGTACCTGCGCCAGATGCTGGGCGCGGCCAACTTCACCGCGGGCCCGGTGCTGGCGTTCTCGACCGGCAACCTGTGCTACCAGATCGAGCATCACCTCTTCCCGGACCTGCCCAGCAACCGGTACGCGCAGATTGCCGTGCGTGTGCGGGCGATCTGCGACAAGTACGACCTGCCGTACACCACCGGCCCGCTGCCGCGTCAGTACCTGCTGACGATGCGGACGATCCTCAAGCTCGCCCTTCCGGATCAATTCCTGTCCGCGACCAGCGACGATGCCCCCGAGACAGCGTCCGAGCGCAAGTTCGCCGACCGCTAG
- a CDS encoding transglutaminase-like domain-containing protein, whose amino-acid sequence MRREVGVELQVEITEPTLLEFQIAVAPHPGTEVTERLSFVLDGEPIEPEEISGPHGTRVHTMPAATGTLAVQYSAAIEGRTAPPPVTAYDLLAYRRPSRYAEADKFYGFAATEFGSYADSATLLERVSSWVGTRLNYVPGSSDPIDGAVDTLLSGAGVCRDFAHLVVALLRAVNVPARMVSVYAPGLYPMDFHAVVEAFIEGHWRVVDGTLLAPRSSLVRIATGRDAADTAFLTNHGGTISLDKLLVTAVVDGDLPGDSIDDLVSIG is encoded by the coding sequence ATGAGGCGGGAGGTCGGCGTCGAGTTGCAGGTGGAGATCACCGAACCGACCCTGCTGGAATTCCAGATCGCGGTCGCGCCGCATCCGGGCACCGAGGTGACCGAGCGGTTGTCGTTCGTCCTGGACGGTGAGCCGATTGAGCCGGAGGAGATCAGCGGGCCGCACGGCACCCGCGTCCACACGATGCCGGCGGCCACGGGCACGTTGGCGGTGCAGTACAGCGCAGCGATCGAGGGCCGGACCGCACCGCCGCCGGTCACCGCGTACGACCTGCTCGCCTACCGGCGACCCAGCCGCTACGCCGAGGCGGACAAGTTCTATGGTTTCGCCGCAACCGAATTCGGCAGCTACGCCGATTCGGCGACGCTGCTCGAGCGGGTTTCCTCCTGGGTCGGCACCCGGCTCAACTACGTGCCCGGTTCCAGCGACCCGATCGACGGCGCGGTCGACACCCTGCTCTCCGGCGCCGGGGTGTGCCGCGACTTCGCCCATCTGGTGGTCGCGCTGCTGCGCGCGGTCAACGTGCCGGCGAGGATGGTCTCGGTCTACGCGCCGGGCCTGTATCCGATGGACTTCCACGCGGTGGTCGAGGCGTTCATCGAGGGCCACTGGCGGGTGGTCGACGGCACCCTGCTGGCTCCGCGGTCGTCGCTGGTGCGCATCGCCACCGGCCGCGATGCGGCCGACACCGCCTTCCTGACCAACCACGGCGGCACCATCTCGCTGGACAAGCTGCTGGTGACCGCGGTCGTCGACGGTGACCTGCCCGGCGATTCCATCGACGATCTCGTGTCGATCGGCTGA
- a CDS encoding DUF5994 family protein, with amino-acid sequence MARQETSTDSRRHDGPHDGPDNSPRLRLKRKAPASGYVDGAWWPHSDDLPHELPDLVSVLAVRLGGVARVTYHLGEWAEAPRKMLVNDRFVKLDGYQRQPANTIGVLDGRGNRLVLLVVPSRTEADLAHTISMAAASADNTSTVDALLSTGA; translated from the coding sequence ATGGCACGACAAGAAACTTCCACTGACTCGAGGCGCCACGACGGGCCGCACGACGGGCCCGACAACAGCCCGCGGCTTCGGCTCAAGCGGAAGGCTCCGGCCAGCGGCTACGTCGACGGCGCCTGGTGGCCGCACAGCGACGATCTGCCGCACGAACTCCCCGATCTGGTGAGCGTTCTTGCGGTTCGCCTCGGGGGCGTGGCCCGAGTGACCTACCACCTCGGCGAATGGGCGGAAGCGCCGCGCAAGATGCTGGTCAACGACCGATTCGTCAAACTCGACGGCTATCAGCGGCAACCGGCCAACACGATCGGCGTCCTCGACGGGCGCGGAAATCGACTGGTCCTGCTGGTGGTGCCGTCGCGCACCGAGGCCGATCTCGCCCACACCATCTCGATGGCTGCGGCCTCCGCCGACAACACCTCGACCGTCGACGCACTGCTCTCGACCGGCGCCTGA
- a CDS encoding cold-shock protein produces MAQGTVKWFNGEKGFGFIAPDGGDKDVFVHYSEIQGNGFRSLEENQRVEFTIEQGAKGPQAVGVSAV; encoded by the coding sequence ATGGCACAGGGAACTGTGAAGTGGTTCAACGGCGAAAAAGGCTTCGGCTTCATCGCCCCCGACGGCGGCGACAAGGATGTGTTCGTCCACTACTCGGAAATCCAAGGTAACGGCTTCCGGTCGTTGGAGGAGAACCAGCGCGTCGAGTTCACGATCGAACAGGGCGCCAAAGGACCTCAGGCAGTCGGCGTAAGCGCCGTCTAG
- a CDS encoding DUF5994 family protein has product MNQATQRRSASPIRLTMVNAPGEGLDGAWWPRTPSIARELPQLIDALRASLGQIVDLNVNWSSANAVPDLDMLTRRGIGALPGWKDRPQRVMCVTGETAKAKLLVVPCHTTPALAVMVLRHAAGLPVDSKHYDSARYLAAFDIVEAARTVCAQQAT; this is encoded by the coding sequence GTGAATCAGGCGACTCAGCGGCGCAGCGCCAGCCCGATCCGGCTCACCATGGTCAACGCTCCCGGCGAGGGTCTCGACGGCGCCTGGTGGCCCCGCACCCCTTCTATCGCGCGTGAGTTGCCCCAACTGATCGACGCGCTGCGCGCCTCGCTGGGGCAGATCGTCGACCTCAACGTCAACTGGTCCTCGGCCAATGCCGTTCCCGATCTCGACATGCTCACCCGCCGCGGCATCGGCGCCCTTCCCGGCTGGAAGGACCGCCCCCAGCGGGTGATGTGCGTGACCGGCGAGACGGCGAAGGCGAAACTGTTGGTGGTCCCCTGCCACACCACGCCGGCGCTGGCGGTCATGGTGCTTCGGCACGCGGCAGGCCTCCCTGTCGACAGCAAGCATTACGACTCGGCGCGGTATCTGGCCGCGTTCGACATCGTCGAGGCCGCTCGCACCGTGTGCGCGCAGCAGGCGACCTGA
- a CDS encoding MSMEG_0572/Sll0783 family nitrogen starvation response protein, whose amino-acid sequence MPFDAAIDENIKTSLAEIPHPALPKGSNIYGGTKIFPDYKAEDGETYFTLVHGIAHESSVSFVAVLQATRALRKGFESAIYFYGPGAINCLATRGFPKTGDSGFPGEQNINDALETFIGEGGTVFCCRFGLALHGGREEDLIAGVIPAHPLDVQDAIIHYARKGAIINSTYMV is encoded by the coding sequence ATGCCATTTGACGCCGCCATCGACGAGAACATCAAGACCTCGCTCGCCGAGATCCCCCACCCCGCGCTGCCCAAAGGGTCGAACATCTACGGCGGCACCAAGATTTTCCCCGACTACAAGGCCGAGGACGGCGAGACCTACTTCACCCTCGTGCACGGCATCGCCCACGAGTCGTCGGTGAGCTTCGTCGCGGTGCTGCAGGCGACCCGCGCCCTGCGCAAGGGCTTCGAATCGGCCATCTACTTCTACGGCCCCGGCGCCATCAACTGCCTTGCCACCCGCGGCTTTCCGAAGACCGGCGACTCCGGGTTCCCGGGCGAGCAGAACATCAACGACGCACTCGAGACCTTCATCGGCGAGGGTGGCACCGTGTTCTGCTGCCGCTTCGGCCTGGCTCTGCACGGTGGCCGCGAGGAGGACCTCATCGCCGGGGTGATCCCCGCCCACCCGCTCGACGTGCAGGACGCGATCATCCACTACGCCCGCAAGGGCGCGATCATCAACTCCACCTACATGGTCTGA
- a CDS encoding carbon-nitrogen hydrolase family protein translates to MTTLAAVSANFTRDLEQNYALISSLAAEARDRNVDFLVLPEAAIGGYLSSLGNHGDTVKTTQRSLPPAIRLDGPEIARVQSIVGDLVVAIGFCELADDGETRYNAAAVLDGGTVYGSYRKVHQPLGEGMSYSAGARYDVFDTPVGRVGLQICYDKAFPEAARVMALQGAQIIASLSAWPAARTATAENLQEDRWTYRFNLFDMARALDNQVFWVASNQSGTFGSLRYVGNAKVVDPGGNVLATTLLGSGMAVAEVDVDATFRTMRAGMFHLRDRRPDVYTALTEWQELVS, encoded by the coding sequence ATGACCACTTTGGCCGCCGTATCGGCGAACTTCACCCGCGACCTCGAACAAAACTACGCGCTGATCTCCTCACTGGCGGCCGAAGCCCGCGACCGGAACGTCGACTTCCTGGTCTTGCCGGAGGCCGCGATCGGCGGGTACCTGTCGTCGCTCGGCAACCACGGTGACACCGTCAAGACCACGCAGCGGTCGCTGCCGCCGGCGATCCGGCTCGACGGCCCGGAGATCGCCCGCGTGCAGTCGATCGTCGGTGATCTGGTGGTCGCGATCGGATTCTGCGAACTGGCCGACGACGGTGAAACCCGCTACAACGCCGCCGCGGTGCTCGACGGCGGCACCGTCTACGGCAGCTACCGCAAGGTCCACCAGCCGCTCGGCGAGGGCATGTCGTATTCGGCGGGCGCGCGCTACGACGTCTTCGACACCCCGGTCGGCCGGGTGGGCCTGCAGATCTGTTACGACAAAGCGTTTCCCGAGGCGGCCCGTGTCATGGCGTTGCAGGGGGCGCAGATCATCGCCAGCCTGTCGGCCTGGCCCGCGGCGCGCACCGCGACCGCCGAGAACCTGCAGGAGGACCGCTGGACCTACCGGTTCAACCTGTTCGACATGGCCCGCGCCCTGGACAACCAGGTGTTCTGGGTCGCGTCGAATCAGAGCGGCACGTTCGGGTCGCTGCGCTACGTCGGCAACGCCAAGGTCGTCGATCCCGGTGGAAATGTCTTAGCGACAACGCTTCTCGGTAGCGGCATGGCCGTGGCCGAGGTGGACGTCGACGCCACGTTCCGCACCATGCGGGCGGGCATGTTCCACCTGCGCGACCGTCGCCCCGACGTCTACACCGCGCTCACCGAGTGGCAGGAGCTGGTGTCGTGA
- a CDS encoding MSMEG_0569 family flavin-dependent oxidoreductase encodes MTKVAIIGAGQAGLSVSWYLGRAGIDHVVLEAATPVHAWADSRWDNFTLVTPNWHCRLPGYHYDGPDPDGFMTRDEVVQWLAGWLDTFAPPVRTHTRVTKLRPAPDGGFELTLHTATGEETLSCEHAVVATGGYPLPVTPPFASALDPSITQIHSEQYRNADQLPDGAVLVVGTGQSGAQIAEDLHLAGRRVHLAVGNAPRVARFYRGRDCMTWLSDMGLYDRAAGEYTGGKAAIEKTNHYVTGRDGGRDIDLRQFAVEGMRLYGTLDDGKDTTLRFAPTLRAALDHADAVYNSICADIDAHIDATGVDAGPPSRYTPVWEPENEATTLDLAAEGVTSIVWAIGYRPDYRWIEASAFDGAGRPMQNRGITTVPGLSFIGLPWMHTWGSGRFLGIDRDARHIATTIVADYDDSLLRLAAGH; translated from the coding sequence GTGACCAAGGTGGCGATCATCGGTGCCGGGCAGGCGGGCCTGTCGGTCAGCTGGTACCTCGGCCGCGCCGGGATCGACCATGTCGTGCTCGAGGCCGCGACGCCGGTGCACGCCTGGGCCGACAGCCGATGGGACAACTTCACGTTGGTGACACCGAACTGGCACTGCCGGCTGCCCGGCTACCACTACGACGGCCCGGACCCCGACGGGTTCATGACCCGCGACGAGGTGGTGCAGTGGCTCGCGGGCTGGCTGGACACCTTCGCTCCGCCGGTGCGCACCCACACCCGCGTCACGAAGTTGCGTCCCGCCCCCGACGGCGGTTTCGAGCTCACGCTGCACACAGCGACGGGCGAAGAGACGCTGAGCTGTGAGCACGCGGTCGTCGCCACCGGCGGCTACCCGCTACCCGTGACACCGCCGTTCGCGAGCGCGCTTGACCCGTCGATCACCCAGATCCACTCCGAGCAGTACCGCAACGCCGACCAGTTGCCCGACGGCGCCGTCCTCGTCGTCGGCACCGGCCAATCCGGCGCACAGATCGCCGAGGACCTGCACCTCGCCGGCCGCCGAGTCCACCTCGCGGTGGGCAACGCGCCGCGGGTCGCCCGGTTCTACCGCGGCCGCGACTGCATGACCTGGCTGTCGGACATGGGCCTCTACGACCGCGCAGCCGGCGAGTACACCGGCGGCAAGGCCGCGATCGAGAAGACCAACCACTACGTCACCGGCCGCGACGGCGGACGCGACATCGACCTGCGCCAGTTCGCCGTCGAGGGGATGCGCCTCTACGGCACGCTCGACGACGGCAAGGACACCACCCTGCGGTTCGCGCCGACGCTGCGCGCCGCACTCGATCACGCCGACGCGGTGTACAACTCCATCTGCGCCGACATCGACGCCCACATCGACGCCACCGGCGTCGACGCCGGTCCGCCCTCGCGGTACACGCCGGTGTGGGAGCCCGAAAACGAGGCGACGACACTGGATCTCGCCGCCGAGGGCGTCACCAGCATCGTGTGGGCGATCGGCTACCGCCCCGACTACCGGTGGATCGAGGCCAGCGCGTTCGACGGCGCCGGCCGCCCGATGCAGAACCGTGGCATCACCACCGTGCCCGGCTTGAGTTTCATCGGGCTGCCGTGGATGCACACCTGGGGCTCGGGCCGGTTCCTCGGCATCGACCGCGACGCCCGGCACATCGCCACAACGATCGTGGCCGACTACGACGACTCCCTACTGCGCCTGGCCGCCGGCCACTGA
- a CDS encoding MSMEG_0568 family radical SAM protein → MSVSTRVDLALLGIRGRPPVTRTAGAGPSDDGHLVIDGLNAAIPRNPQSPFVFDGDQILFDGQDTGLDVQVIERPKFYDLVTADGVPYEKLARLHGRNVLATTVVQTCIRYSPDQRCRFCSIEESLRAGATTAVKRPAELAEVAEAAVRLDGVTQMVMTTGTSAGTDRGARHLARCVAAVKAAVPSLPIQVQCEPPADLAVLQDLRDAGADAIGIHVESLDDEVRRRWMPGKATVPLAQYRAAWREAVRVFGRNQVSTYLLVGLGEDPDELIAGATELIAMGVYPFVVPFRPHPGTLAVDVDDARAPDAALVEKVSREVATQLRLAGMSGADQRAGCAACGACGVLQNFGG, encoded by the coding sequence ATGTCCGTATCGACCCGCGTCGACCTCGCCCTGCTGGGCATCCGCGGCCGGCCACCGGTCACCCGCACCGCCGGCGCAGGCCCCAGCGACGACGGGCACCTCGTCATCGACGGCCTCAACGCGGCGATTCCGCGAAACCCGCAGAGCCCGTTCGTGTTCGACGGTGATCAGATCCTGTTCGACGGGCAGGACACCGGCCTCGACGTGCAGGTGATCGAGCGTCCGAAGTTCTACGATCTGGTCACCGCCGACGGTGTGCCCTACGAGAAGCTGGCGCGGCTGCACGGACGCAACGTGCTGGCCACCACCGTCGTGCAGACCTGCATCCGGTACTCCCCCGACCAGCGCTGCCGCTTCTGCTCGATCGAGGAGTCGCTGCGCGCCGGCGCCACCACCGCGGTCAAGCGGCCGGCCGAGCTCGCCGAAGTCGCCGAAGCCGCAGTGCGATTGGACGGCGTGACGCAGATGGTGATGACGACCGGCACCTCCGCGGGCACTGATCGCGGCGCGCGCCACCTCGCCCGCTGCGTCGCCGCCGTCAAGGCCGCGGTGCCGTCGCTGCCGATCCAGGTGCAGTGCGAGCCACCCGCCGACCTCGCCGTCCTCCAGGACCTGCGCGACGCCGGAGCCGACGCCATCGGCATCCACGTCGAGTCGCTCGACGACGAGGTGCGCCGGCGGTGGATGCCCGGCAAGGCAACGGTCCCGCTCGCGCAGTACCGCGCCGCGTGGCGGGAAGCGGTGCGGGTGTTCGGCCGCAACCAGGTGTCGACGTACCTGCTCGTCGGGCTCGGCGAGGATCCCGACGAGTTGATCGCCGGCGCCACGGAACTGATCGCGATGGGGGTGTACCCGTTCGTCGTGCCGTTCCGGCCGCACCCGGGCACGCTGGCCGTCGACGTCGACGACGCCCGCGCGCCCGACGCCGCGCTTGTCGAGAAGGTGTCCCGCGAGGTGGCGACGCAGCTGCGGCTCGCGGGCATGTCCGGCGCCGACCAACGCGCGGGCTGCGCGGCGTGCGGGGCCTGCGGCGTCCTGCAGAATTTCGGCGGGTGA
- a CDS encoding MSMEG_0567/sll0787 family protein: MIRELSILAGRAADPQPQFLIHPADNHEVAAYRRLRRDEFVVTQNLFDGSDRDDIDDDPRAVVLVATAADGAVLGGVRLAPCCADDIGWWAGSRLVVDARARAAGVGPALIRAACAHIESAGVLRFEATVQRRYRDLFIGLGWEVLGDCAVAGQPHVRMRYPLNQFERLAGATKAFLGETLAPLRSVPGALGPAGFVGDDGVPLPGSDIVAACDAIIPSMVERDPEWAGWCSVLVNVNDLSAMGAAPIGLLDAVGAPTRSLLTRIMRGVARGSQAWRVPVLGGHTQLGVPAALSVTALGRTANPVPAGGGRVGDDVRLTTDVTGRWRAGYPDRQWDSTSTRSSDELVRMAGLVASMQPSAAKDVSMAGVVGTAGMLAEAGATGVELDVAAIPKPAAADMGAWLTCFPGFGMLTVGGEAVPLPDGVAGADCGRLTAQPGVRLRWPDGAVTTVIGAGVTGLGCA; this comes from the coding sequence ATGATTCGTGAGTTGTCGATCCTGGCGGGCCGCGCCGCGGACCCGCAGCCGCAGTTTCTCATCCACCCCGCCGACAACCATGAGGTCGCGGCGTACCGGCGGTTGCGGCGCGACGAGTTCGTCGTCACCCAGAACCTGTTCGACGGCAGCGACCGCGACGACATCGACGACGACCCGCGCGCCGTCGTCCTGGTCGCCACCGCGGCCGACGGTGCGGTGCTCGGCGGCGTTCGGCTGGCGCCCTGCTGCGCCGACGACATCGGCTGGTGGGCTGGCAGCCGGTTGGTCGTCGACGCGCGGGCCCGGGCCGCCGGTGTCGGGCCGGCGCTGATCCGCGCGGCCTGCGCGCACATCGAATCCGCGGGGGTGCTGCGCTTCGAGGCGACCGTGCAGCGACGCTATCGCGACCTGTTCATCGGGCTGGGCTGGGAGGTGCTCGGGGACTGTGCGGTCGCCGGGCAACCGCATGTCCGAATGAGGTATCCGCTCAACCAGTTCGAACGCCTGGCGGGCGCGACGAAGGCGTTCCTTGGTGAGACCTTGGCGCCGTTGCGGTCGGTGCCCGGTGCGCTCGGCCCGGCCGGCTTCGTCGGCGACGACGGGGTGCCGCTGCCGGGCAGCGACATCGTCGCCGCCTGCGACGCGATCATCCCGTCGATGGTCGAGCGCGACCCGGAGTGGGCGGGCTGGTGCTCGGTGCTGGTCAACGTCAACGACCTGAGCGCGATGGGCGCCGCGCCGATCGGTCTGCTCGACGCGGTCGGCGCGCCGACGCGGTCTCTGCTGACCCGCATCATGCGCGGCGTCGCCCGCGGATCGCAGGCCTGGCGGGTGCCCGTCCTCGGCGGGCACACCCAGCTCGGCGTGCCCGCCGCGCTGTCGGTGACGGCGCTGGGCCGCACCGCGAATCCGGTCCCGGCGGGCGGCGGTCGCGTCGGCGACGATGTCCGGTTGACGACGGACGTGACCGGTCGCTGGCGCGCGGGTTATCCGGACAGACAATGGGATTCGACCAGCACACGCTCCTCCGACGAGCTGGTGCGGATGGCGGGACTGGTCGCGTCGATGCAGCCCAGCGCCGCCAAGGACGTCAGCATGGCCGGTGTCGTCGGGACCGCCGGGATGCTCGCCGAGGCCGGCGCGACCGGCGTCGAACTGGACGTGGCGGCCATCCCGAAACCCGCCGCCGCGGACATGGGCGCGTGGCTGACCTGTTTCCCCGGTTTCGGGATGCTGACCGTCGGCGGCGAGGCGGTGCCCCTGCCCGACGGCGTGGCCGGCGCGGACTGCGGACGGTTGACCGCGCAGCCCGGGGTGCGGTTGCGGTGGCCGGACGGTGCGGTCACGACCGTTATCGGCGCCGGTGTGACGGGGTTGGGTTGCGCGTGA
- a CDS encoding carbon-nitrogen hydrolase family protein yields the protein MAVVTIGAVAAHFGRDVDRCVTKVVGIIESAAREGVQLLVFPDACLGGYLGDLRSPDPADPPPALDPDGPEIEAVIAAAGPMTVCVGYAEATVGGGRYNSAICVSGDGVLGTHRKVHQPAGESLAYLPGDAFTAFDTPVGRVGMLIDYDKTFPESVRALTLDGASIIAALSAWPASVTDRASRLPADRQSRLFDLYDCARAAENQVVLVSANQTGVMGSLQFLGQAKVVGPGGDIVATTRSKGGLAKVALDVDAEIARARKVLNHVAELRLDAYRGADRCASP from the coding sequence ATGGCGGTGGTGACGATCGGGGCGGTCGCGGCGCACTTCGGCCGCGACGTCGACCGCTGCGTCACCAAGGTCGTCGGCATCATCGAGTCGGCGGCCCGAGAAGGTGTGCAGCTGTTGGTGTTTCCCGACGCCTGCCTCGGCGGCTATCTGGGCGACCTGCGCTCACCGGATCCGGCCGACCCGCCGCCGGCGCTCGACCCCGACGGCCCGGAGATCGAAGCGGTGATCGCCGCAGCGGGTCCGATGACGGTGTGCGTCGGCTACGCGGAAGCGACCGTCGGTGGCGGACGGTACAACTCGGCGATCTGCGTGTCCGGCGACGGTGTGCTGGGCACCCATCGCAAGGTGCACCAGCCGGCCGGCGAATCGTTGGCGTATCTACCCGGTGACGCGTTCACCGCGTTCGACACCCCGGTCGGACGGGTCGGCATGCTGATCGACTACGACAAGACGTTCCCCGAGTCGGTGCGCGCGCTGACGCTCGACGGGGCGTCGATCATCGCGGCGCTGTCGGCGTGGCCGGCCAGCGTCACCGACCGCGCGTCGCGGCTGCCCGCCGACCGGCAGTCGCGGCTGTTCGACCTCTACGACTGCGCGCGGGCCGCCGAGAACCAGGTGGTGCTGGTGTCGGCGAACCAGACCGGGGTGATGGGGTCGCTGCAGTTCCTCGGGCAGGCCAAGGTCGTCGGCCCGGGCGGCGACATCGTGGCCACCACGCGGTCGAAGGGCGGGCTGGCAAAGGTGGCGCTCGACGTTGACGCCGAGATCGCCCGCGCCAGAAAGGTGTTGAACCACGTGGCCGAGCTGCGGCTGGACGCCTACCGAGGAGCCGACCGGTGCGCGTCGCCCTGA